The proteins below are encoded in one region of Fimbriimonadaceae bacterium:
- a CDS encoding PEP-CTERM sorting domain-containing protein, whose amino-acid sequence MNKFAIIALTSLGASFAMAGSITTTFAGGNNGASLWTNYFDANVTNANGLLVTDLVVNTLEAGASFRVDVYTRVGTYNGNERNGGAGWSLVSSGTGISNGNGSNLGGLQSPVDVSDFVLGPGLTGIAIRYTGASPVYSNGNGSNQNYSNADLALTLGSAASTTVAPFDPGSGLFTPRVWNGTINYQVVPEPATMVALGAGLAALVARRRSK is encoded by the coding sequence ATGAACAAGTTTGCGATTATCGCGTTGACCAGCCTTGGTGCCTCTTTCGCAATGGCTGGCTCTATCACCACCACGTTCGCCGGCGGCAACAACGGTGCTTCGCTCTGGACCAACTATTTCGACGCAAATGTGACCAACGCCAACGGGCTCCTCGTCACCGACTTGGTCGTCAACACGCTCGAGGCGGGCGCCTCCTTCCGAGTCGACGTCTACACCCGGGTCGGCACCTATAACGGTAACGAGCGAAACGGCGGCGCGGGGTGGAGCCTCGTGTCTTCCGGAACCGGCATCAGCAATGGCAATGGAAGCAACCTCGGTGGCCTCCAGAGCCCAGTTGACGTCAGCGACTTCGTCCTCGGGCCCGGCCTCACCGGCATCGCGATCCGCTATACCGGCGCTTCCCCGGTCTACTCAAACGGCAACGGCTCGAACCAGAACTATAGCAACGCCGACTTGGCCCTGACCCTCGGCTCGGCCGCGTCGACGACGGTCGCGCCGTTCGATCCGGGCTCGGGCCTCTTTACCCCGCGCGTCTGGAACGGCACGATCAACTACCAGGTCGTCCCCGAGCCGGCCACCATGGTCGCCCTGGGTGCGGGCCTCGCCGCTCTCGTCGCTCGCCGCCGCAGCAAGTAA
- the mtnA gene encoding S-methyl-5-thioribose-1-phosphate isomerase — MALRPLEWAGDHMRLLDQRQIPMRQAWLELRSWQEVHDAIRDMAVRGAPAIGVAAAYGVALAAMQGDLEAAYPGLASSRPTAVNLFWAVERMARVSPQSPEALLNEAKAIEREDLEMNLAIGRHGAALVPNGARILTICNTGALATAGHGTALGIVRTAHSEGKVAHVYACETRPRQQGLRLTAFELAYETIPFSCLADSAAASLMQGGKVDLVVAGADRIAANGDTANKIGTYMLAVLARHHGIPFFIAAPCSTIDPATPDGAGIPIEERDPRELTEIEGVSLGPAGCEVFNPAFDVTPGGLVTAIVTESGVHRPPYRF, encoded by the coding sequence ATGGCCCTGCGACCTTTGGAATGGGCGGGCGACCACATGCGCCTGCTGGACCAACGCCAAATCCCCATGCGCCAAGCGTGGCTGGAGCTTCGCTCCTGGCAAGAAGTCCACGACGCCATCCGGGACATGGCGGTGAGGGGCGCGCCGGCGATCGGGGTTGCGGCGGCCTATGGCGTCGCCTTGGCGGCGATGCAGGGTGACTTGGAGGCCGCCTATCCTGGACTGGCGTCCTCACGGCCGACCGCCGTGAACCTGTTTTGGGCGGTTGAACGGATGGCCCGGGTCTCTCCCCAGTCTCCCGAGGCCCTGCTGAACGAGGCCAAAGCGATCGAACGAGAAGACTTGGAGATGAACTTGGCGATAGGCCGGCATGGCGCCGCCCTCGTGCCGAACGGGGCCCGAATCTTGACCATCTGCAACACAGGCGCCCTCGCGACGGCCGGCCACGGGACGGCCCTTGGCATCGTGCGCACCGCGCACAGCGAGGGCAAGGTCGCGCACGTCTACGCCTGCGAGACACGGCCCCGGCAACAGGGCTTACGCCTGACCGCCTTCGAACTTGCCTACGAGACCATTCCTTTCAGTTGCCTGGCGGACTCGGCGGCGGCGAGCCTGATGCAGGGAGGGAAAGTCGACCTGGTGGTCGCGGGGGCAGACCGTATCGCCGCGAACGGCGACACCGCGAACAAGATCGGCACCTATATGCTAGCCGTCCTCGCCCGGCACCACGGGATCCCCTTCTTTATCGCCGCGCCATGCTCCACCATCGACCCGGCGACTCCGGACGGGGCAGGGATCCCTATCGAAGAGCGCGACCCGCGCGAACTCACCGAGATCGAGGGCGTGAGCTTGGGCCCGGCCGGGTGCGAGGTCTTCAATCCCGCTTTCGACGTCACTCCGGGCGGGCTCGTCACGGCGATCGTGACGGAGTCCGGCGTCCATCGACCTCCGTACCGCTTCTAG
- a CDS encoding efflux RND transporter permease subunit, protein MGLTRIAITRPVFIFMCMCLVLLFGIIAYRSMRVELNPDVSFGLVTITTVYPGASPDEVNTLVTRPIEEVVSGVANLQEVTSTSQEGVSSVAVRFEIGADQEAALNEVRSKVDSVVGELPREIEKPIVDKFDTSADPVLTMILRSKTLSNRQLRDLAENKLKDQFARVKGVANVSVGGGEVREIQVRLRPDKLEAYRLGIIDVRNAVQNAALNVPSGRIVAGDEEYTVRMLGEFKTPDQIGEMWVSLSDRSQQNAPVTAVKLRDIATIVDTNVERRSFSRLNGSDSVSMVVQKAKAGNAVEISSAIRTGDPSLIERLEQDYGIEFVVTTDAAKQISESLFDVQFAIGFGVLLVMAVIFVFLHNLRGMLIVAVSIPLCIFATLVALWAFGFTINNLSMLAISLAVGVMVDDSIVVIENIYRHLTMGEEPVEASINGRSEIGLAAIAITLADVVVFLPIGFMGGIVGQFYRPLGIGYAVAVMLSLLVSFTVTPMLASRWYRKGEDWEHPQGRFARWFERNWHRFSVAYRNTLAWCLDHRWFVFNLGFTALFSLFIFIGGSFAPSAQAAAMGQVRMIVVTTVIGLVAMIVTLLAQRRFMPQLLLAGALYGLAFPAAAVAGFAYGSWKGESVFKFAFLPPSDAAQVLVNVDLPTGSSLAATSAVVKDIEEIVMKHPQVHYVVSSLGSRSAGFGASSSGTNFALLTVTLYDKAALLDRLPWSKHDEKLRYVSDQSVAGDLLQQIGKVPGARVTVTAGSGFGFGAAIQMSFRSDDRERLLATAEKVRELLAAGAIKGVVSPDLSSKAGKPELRVVPDRARMAYADVSAAEVGGALRVMYEGDDTTKFRTGGQEYDIRVMMDRLDRDDPETLAKIPIAFRRNDPVYLTEVASIERGRGLDKIDRRDRQEEILLSADLLPGYAAGTVQGEIDNWMKKENLLPEQVTYRPLGQADAQAREVGYLFGALGLGLILVYMVLASLYDNLLYPFIIQLAQPQAMVGAILALVLTDKAFNIIGFIGIIALVGLVGKNAILLVDYANTLRARGFERREALLESGQTRLRPIWMTTLALVVGMLPIALAIGRGSEFRETIGITIIGGTILSTILSLLIIPCSYTIFDDLADTLGRVLKRRRPLPTLDEPLVP, encoded by the coding sequence TTGGGCTTAACCCGCATCGCCATCACAAGGCCCGTGTTCATCTTCATGTGCATGTGCCTGGTGCTACTTTTCGGCATCATCGCTTACCGCAGCATGCGGGTCGAGTTGAACCCGGACGTGAGCTTCGGCCTCGTCACGATCACGACCGTTTATCCTGGCGCGAGCCCGGACGAAGTGAACACGCTGGTGACGCGCCCGATCGAAGAGGTCGTCTCCGGCGTCGCGAACCTGCAAGAGGTGACGAGCACCTCGCAGGAGGGCGTTTCTTCTGTCGCCGTCCGGTTTGAGATCGGCGCGGATCAGGAAGCGGCCCTGAACGAGGTCCGCTCAAAGGTCGACTCCGTGGTCGGCGAGCTCCCCCGCGAGATCGAAAAGCCGATCGTCGACAAGTTCGACACGAGCGCCGACCCAGTGCTCACCATGATCTTGCGGAGCAAGACGCTCAGCAACCGCCAGCTCCGCGACCTCGCGGAGAACAAGCTGAAGGACCAGTTCGCCCGGGTCAAGGGCGTCGCAAACGTGAGCGTCGGCGGCGGCGAGGTCCGTGAGATCCAGGTGCGCCTGCGGCCGGACAAGCTCGAGGCCTATCGGCTCGGCATCATCGACGTCCGCAACGCGGTCCAGAACGCGGCCCTGAACGTGCCGAGCGGCCGCATCGTCGCGGGCGACGAGGAGTACACGGTCCGCATGCTGGGCGAGTTCAAGACGCCCGACCAGATCGGCGAGATGTGGGTCAGCCTCAGCGACCGCAGCCAGCAGAACGCGCCTGTGACGGCGGTGAAGCTGCGAGATATCGCGACCATCGTCGACACGAACGTCGAAAGGCGCTCCTTTAGCCGGCTGAACGGCTCCGACTCCGTCTCGATGGTGGTCCAGAAGGCGAAGGCGGGCAACGCGGTCGAGATCAGCAGTGCGATCCGCACCGGCGATCCCAGCCTCATCGAGAGGCTGGAGCAAGATTACGGCATCGAGTTCGTGGTGACGACGGACGCCGCCAAGCAGATCAGCGAGTCGCTTTTCGACGTGCAGTTCGCCATCGGCTTCGGCGTTTTGCTGGTCATGGCGGTGATCTTCGTCTTCCTGCACAACCTTCGCGGGATGTTGATCGTGGCCGTCTCGATCCCCCTTTGCATCTTTGCGACCCTGGTCGCGCTCTGGGCGTTCGGCTTCACCATCAACAACCTTTCAATGCTCGCCATCTCGCTCGCGGTGGGCGTCATGGTCGACGACTCCATCGTCGTCATCGAGAACATTTATCGGCACTTGACCATGGGCGAAGAGCCGGTCGAAGCGTCCATCAACGGTCGTTCGGAGATCGGCCTCGCGGCGATCGCGATCACCCTTGCCGACGTCGTCGTCTTTCTGCCGATCGGCTTCATGGGCGGCATCGTGGGCCAGTTCTACCGCCCGCTCGGCATTGGCTATGCAGTGGCGGTCATGCTGTCGCTGCTCGTTTCGTTCACGGTCACGCCGATGCTGGCGAGCCGGTGGTACCGCAAGGGCGAGGACTGGGAGCATCCGCAGGGCCGCTTCGCCCGGTGGTTCGAGCGGAACTGGCACCGCTTCTCGGTCGCCTATCGAAACACGCTCGCCTGGTGCCTGGACCACCGCTGGTTCGTGTTCAACCTCGGGTTCACGGCGCTCTTCTCGCTCTTCATTTTCATCGGCGGCAGCTTCGCCCCCAGCGCACAGGCCGCGGCCATGGGCCAAGTCCGCATGATCGTGGTCACGACCGTCATCGGCCTGGTCGCCATGATCGTGACGCTTCTGGCGCAGCGCCGGTTTATGCCCCAGCTCTTGCTTGCGGGCGCTCTCTATGGCCTGGCGTTTCCGGCGGCGGCGGTGGCCGGCTTCGCCTATGGAAGTTGGAAAGGCGAGTCCGTGTTCAAGTTCGCGTTCTTGCCCCCGAGCGACGCGGCGCAGGTCCTCGTCAACGTCGACTTGCCGACGGGCTCCAGTCTCGCGGCGACTTCGGCGGTCGTGAAAGACATCGAGGAGATCGTGATGAAGCACCCCCAGGTGCACTATGTCGTCTCGAGCCTGGGTTCGCGTTCGGCCGGCTTCGGCGCATCCTCCTCGGGCACGAACTTTGCCCTCTTGACGGTCACGCTCTACGATAAAGCGGCGCTGCTCGACCGGCTCCCTTGGTCGAAGCACGACGAGAAACTCCGGTATGTCTCGGACCAGAGCGTCGCCGGCGACTTGCTGCAACAGATCGGCAAGGTTCCGGGAGCCCGCGTCACCGTGACCGCAGGAAGCGGATTCGGTTTTGGCGCCGCGATCCAGATGTCCTTCCGGTCGGACGACCGCGAGCGCCTCCTGGCCACCGCGGAGAAAGTCCGCGAGTTGCTCGCCGCAGGTGCGATCAAGGGCGTGGTCTCGCCCGACCTTTCTTCCAAGGCGGGCAAGCCCGAGCTTCGCGTGGTTCCGGACCGCGCTCGCATGGCCTATGCCGACGTCTCCGCGGCCGAGGTTGGCGGGGCGTTGCGCGTGATGTACGAGGGCGACGATACGACCAAGTTCCGGACCGGCGGCCAGGAATACGACATCCGCGTGATGATGGACCGGCTCGACCGCGACGATCCCGAAACCTTGGCGAAAATTCCGATCGCCTTCCGGCGCAACGATCCCGTCTACCTTACGGAAGTCGCCTCGATCGAGCGGGGGCGCGGCTTGGACAAGATCGACCGCCGTGACCGCCAGGAGGAGATCTTGCTTTCCGCGGACCTTCTCCCCGGCTATGCGGCTGGGACGGTCCAAGGCGAGATCGACAACTGGATGAAGAAGGAGAACTTATTGCCGGAGCAGGTGACTTATCGGCCGCTCGGCCAGGCGGACGCCCAGGCGCGGGAGGTGGGCTACCTCTTCGGGGCGCTCGGCCTCGGCCTCATCCTGGTCTACATGGTCCTTGCCTCGCTCTACGACAACCTGCTCTATCCCTTCATCATCCAGCTTGCGCAGCCCCAGGCGATGGTGGGGGCGATCTTGGCGCTCGTTCTCACGGACAAGGCGTTCAACATCATCGGCTTCATCGGGATCATCGCCCTCGTCGGCCTCGTGGGCAAGAATGCGATCCTGCTCGTGGACTATGCGAACACGTTGCGGGCCCGGGGCTTTGAGCGGCGGGAAGCGCTCCTGGAATCCGGGCAGACGCGCCTGAGGCCGATCTGGATGACGACCTTGGCTCTGGTCGTCGGCATGCTGCCCATCGCCTTGGCGATTGGACGCGGGTCTGAGTTCCGCGAGACGATCGGCATCACGATCATCGGCGGCACGATCCTCTCGACCATCCTCAGCTTGCTCATCATTCCGTGCTCGTACACGATTTTCGACGACCTCGCCGACACACTCGGCCGGGTGTTGAAGCGGCGTCGACCCTTGCCGACGCTTGACGAGCCGCTCGTGCCATAA
- the maf gene encoding septum formation protein Maf has translation MRGLLWPVVLASASPRRSDLLRELVESFTVDPADIDEDAMTDPDPWITAQRLAREKALAVQSRHPEALVIGGDTVVALPTGIDTYEQLAKPTDEADARRMLGHLSAKTHLVVTGVCLAWPGGLSAFTETTKVTFRAMSADEIAAYVATGEPLDKAGAYGFQGGARPFVQQVEGSVSNVIGLPMERLEEALRSLR, from the coding sequence GTGCGTGGACTTCTGTGGCCGGTCGTGCTCGCGAGCGCGTCGCCTCGCCGCTCGGATCTGCTCCGGGAGCTCGTCGAGAGCTTCACGGTCGACCCGGCCGACATCGACGAGGATGCGATGACCGACCCCGACCCCTGGATCACGGCCCAGCGTCTCGCGCGGGAGAAGGCCTTGGCCGTGCAGAGCCGGCACCCGGAAGCGCTCGTCATCGGGGGGGACACCGTGGTCGCCCTGCCGACGGGGATCGACACTTACGAGCAGCTCGCAAAGCCGACCGACGAAGCCGACGCCCGGCGCATGCTGGGCCACCTCTCCGCCAAGACCCATCTCGTCGTGACCGGCGTGTGCCTCGCCTGGCCCGGCGGCCTCTCCGCCTTCACCGAGACCACCAAGGTCACGTTTCGGGCGATGTCGGCCGACGAGATCGCCGCCTACGTCGCGACGGGGGAACCTCTCGATAAGGCCGGCGCCTACGGCTTTCAGGGCGGCGCACGGCCGTTCGTGCAGCAGGTCGAAGGAAGCGTCTCGAACGTGATCGGCCTGCCGATGGAACGCTTGGAGGAAGCCCTGCGGTCGCTCCGCTAG
- a CDS encoding TIGR03790 family protein: protein MIIGLPLTLFIAVSCAAAPEAPREYPADSKRVLVVENKASKDSLELSKYYREKRRIPPENLVTLDVEPKDNVSLDDYIKKIEDPIKARLGKSEHRIDFIVMTKGVPIRMIDDWGRAVDSQLAAMRMDFKAMEQPEPEQIKRSLNPYFNKNEHFDSSKFNMYLVTRLDGYTLADAKKLVDNSLAAKPSKGPFFFDQAANRTDQGYGELNKALETAAAIMKKKEFKAALESTSAFVAPSEALMGYCSWGSNDSNFSAESYHALKFQPGAVCETFVSTSGRTFAKPTVGQSLVADLIAQGVTGVKGYVSEPYTFALARPEILFDRYTSGFNLAESFYMASLVTKWKDVVIGDPLCNPYSKE, encoded by the coding sequence TTGATCATCGGTCTTCCCCTGACTCTCTTCATCGCGGTTTCTTGCGCCGCCGCCCCCGAGGCTCCGCGCGAGTATCCGGCCGATTCCAAACGGGTCCTGGTCGTCGAGAATAAAGCGAGCAAGGACAGTTTGGAGCTCTCAAAGTATTACCGGGAGAAGCGCCGGATCCCACCGGAAAACCTTGTGACGCTGGACGTCGAACCGAAGGACAATGTGTCGCTCGATGACTACATCAAGAAGATCGAGGACCCCATCAAGGCGAGGTTGGGCAAAAGCGAGCATAGGATCGACTTTATCGTGATGACGAAAGGCGTCCCGATCCGTATGATCGATGACTGGGGGCGGGCCGTGGACAGTCAACTCGCGGCTATGCGGATGGACTTCAAAGCGATGGAGCAGCCCGAACCGGAACAGATCAAGCGCTCGCTCAACCCCTACTTTAATAAGAACGAGCACTTTGACAGCAGCAAGTTTAATATGTACTTGGTGACGCGGCTCGACGGTTATACGCTTGCAGACGCCAAGAAGCTCGTGGACAACTCGTTAGCGGCCAAGCCCAGCAAGGGCCCCTTCTTCTTCGACCAGGCGGCGAACCGCACCGACCAAGGCTACGGCGAACTGAACAAAGCTTTGGAGACGGCGGCCGCGATCATGAAGAAGAAAGAGTTCAAGGCAGCGCTGGAATCGACCTCCGCGTTTGTCGCACCGAGCGAAGCGCTTATGGGCTATTGCAGCTGGGGTAGCAACGACAGCAATTTCTCGGCTGAGTCGTACCATGCCTTGAAGTTTCAGCCGGGCGCGGTTTGTGAGACCTTTGTCTCGACGAGCGGCCGGACGTTTGCCAAGCCGACGGTCGGGCAGAGCCTCGTCGCCGACCTCATCGCCCAAGGTGTGACCGGCGTGAAAGGCTATGTCAGCGAGCCATACACCTTCGCCCTGGCCAGGCCGGAGATCCTTTTCGACCGCTACACGAGCGGTTTCAACCTCGCCGAAAGCTTCTACATGGCCTCGCTCGTGACAAAGTGGAAGGACGTCGTCATCGGTGACCCGCTGTGCAACCCCTACTCTAAGGAGTAG
- a CDS encoding CoA transferase subunit A, with the protein MTKVYPDARQALEGLVFDGMTVLSGGFGLCGIPEHLIAALRDTGVKDITVVSNNCGVDDFGLGLLLQTRQIKKMLSSYVGENAEFERQFLNGELELEFNPQGTLAERLRAGGAGIPAFFTKTGFGTMVAEGKETRQFEGEDYVMEKAIRGDLSIVKAWKGDRWGNLVYRKTARNFNPMVAAAGKVCVAEVEELVEVGALDPDQIHTPSIFVDRIVVGDKFEKRIERLTTRPKE; encoded by the coding sequence ATGACCAAGGTTTATCCCGACGCGCGCCAGGCCCTTGAGGGGTTGGTCTTCGACGGCATGACGGTCCTCTCCGGCGGGTTTGGCCTGTGCGGCATCCCCGAGCATCTGATCGCCGCGTTGCGCGATACGGGCGTGAAGGACATCACCGTCGTCAGCAACAATTGCGGCGTGGACGACTTTGGACTTGGGCTGCTTTTGCAGACGCGCCAGATCAAGAAGATGCTGAGCAGCTATGTCGGCGAGAACGCCGAGTTCGAGCGGCAGTTCTTGAACGGTGAGTTGGAGCTGGAGTTCAACCCACAGGGAACGCTGGCCGAACGGCTGAGGGCCGGCGGTGCCGGAATCCCCGCATTCTTCACCAAGACCGGCTTCGGAACGATGGTGGCGGAAGGCAAGGAGACGCGGCAGTTCGAGGGCGAGGACTACGTCATGGAGAAGGCGATCCGGGGCGACCTCTCGATCGTGAAGGCCTGGAAGGGCGACCGGTGGGGGAACCTGGTCTATCGCAAGACGGCCCGCAACTTCAACCCGATGGTGGCGGCAGCGGGGAAGGTCTGTGTGGCGGAGGTCGAGGAACTTGTCGAGGTCGGTGCCCTCGACCCGGACCAGATCCACACCCCCAGCATTTTTGTGGATCGGATCGTCGTGGGCGACAAGTTCGAAAAGCGGATCGAACGGCTGACCACGCGGCCAAAAGAATAA
- a CDS encoding DegT/DnrJ/EryC1/StrS family aminotransferase: protein MRVPFLDLTAQYREVKERVDADVAEIFATGAYVLGKHNRSLEERLAAQHGVKHGIAVNSGTDALRIMMQACGIGPGDEVVTTAFSFVATIETIVQLGAVPVMVEIDPATFNLDPNHLEEAIGPKTKAVLPIHLFGQMADMVSIREIAERHGIFVLEDSAQAVLNERDKVPTGRWGRAAALSFYVTKNLGAAGDGGMVLTDDDEVAERSRSLRIHGMGRERYYYDDIGYTSRMAELQAAVLCAKLDRLADWTARRSAIAAIYTDKIVAEGVRLPVIAPGNNHTWHQYTVMHERRDELAAYLKSHEIDSAIYYPVPLHMHEPYKKYGGGAGSLPLTEKVCRECLCLPVHPHLSDEQAEFVVQTVNAFALAPAARP, encoded by the coding sequence GTGCGTGTTCCCTTCCTTGACTTGACCGCCCAGTACCGCGAGGTGAAGGAGCGGGTCGATGCCGACGTGGCCGAAATCTTTGCCACCGGAGCCTATGTCCTTGGGAAGCACAACCGGTCTCTCGAAGAGCGGCTCGCGGCCCAGCACGGAGTGAAGCACGGCATCGCCGTCAACAGCGGGACGGACGCCCTGCGCATCATGATGCAGGCCTGCGGCATCGGGCCTGGCGACGAGGTCGTCACGACCGCGTTCAGCTTTGTCGCGACGATCGAGACGATCGTCCAACTCGGGGCCGTCCCCGTCATGGTGGAGATCGACCCGGCCACGTTCAACTTGGATCCCAACCACTTGGAAGAGGCGATCGGGCCAAAGACGAAGGCCGTTCTGCCAATCCACCTTTTCGGCCAGATGGCGGACATGGTGTCCATCCGCGAAATCGCCGAGCGCCACGGCATCTTCGTGTTGGAAGACTCGGCCCAAGCCGTCCTGAACGAGCGCGACAAAGTTCCCACGGGGCGCTGGGGGCGGGCGGCGGCGCTCAGCTTTTATGTCACCAAGAACCTCGGCGCGGCCGGGGACGGGGGCATGGTCCTGACCGACGACGACGAGGTCGCCGAGCGGAGCCGGAGCCTGCGCATCCACGGTATGGGGCGCGAGCGTTACTACTACGATGACATCGGCTACACCAGCCGCATGGCCGAGTTGCAGGCGGCTGTGCTCTGCGCCAAGCTGGACCGGCTTGCGGACTGGACGGCGCGGCGGAGCGCGATCGCGGCGATCTATACGGACAAGATCGTGGCCGAGGGCGTGCGGCTTCCCGTGATCGCCCCCGGGAACAACCACACCTGGCACCAGTACACGGTGATGCACGAGCGGCGCGACGAGCTTGCCGCATATCTGAAATCGCACGAAATCGACTCCGCGATCTACTATCCCGTCCCGCTACACATGCACGAGCCGTATAAGAAGTATGGCGGTGGGGCGGGATCCTTGCCTCTGACAGAGAAGGTGTGCCGGGAGTGCTTATGCCTCCCCGTCCACCCGCACCTGTCGGACGAGCAGGCGGAGTTCGTGGTGCAAACCGTTAACGCGTTCGCCCTCGCTCCCGCGGCCCGTCCATGA